The DNA sequence AGGTCAAGTGCAACACATAGCTCCATAGACAACCCCTAATATAATAGTTGGTATAATCATAACCTAAATTAACTACCAAAGGACTAAACCGATATGCTTGGAAAACAATCTAAAAGATACGATATCTCACAAGATACAATGAATACCTATCAGTACGCAAAAATACAAACCAATAAAGGTGATATCTGGATCAAACTTCACCCAGATGATGCACCCAATACTGTAGCAAATTTTGCACATCTTGCCAATGAAGGTTTTTACAATACCCTTAAGTTCCACAGGGTTATTCCTGGCTTCATGGCACAAGGGGGATGCCCACACTCAGGACCTACAGGTAACCCTGCCTTGGCAGGAACAGGTGGTCCAGACTGGCAAATTGACTGCGAGACTGATACGAGCCAACACAAACATGGACGCGGAAGCCTCTCTATGGCACATGCGGGACCCAATACTGGTGGCAGTCAGTTCTTTATCTGTTTTGCATCTTGTCCACATCTTGATGGTGTACATACAGTATTTGGTGCCATAGAAAAAGATGACACACAAAGCTTTATGGTACTTGACAATATTGAACAAAATGATATTATTGAAACAATTGAGATTTGTACAAATAAAGAATAAAATTAAAAAATATTAATAGTAGATAGTGTCAGGGATTACTTATTTTATACTAAATAGTATTATTCGATATTAAGGGGTATATAAAGACCTTATACTATAAAGGAATAGAGAAGATGTATGGATATTACCGTGTTGCTGCTGCTGTCAATAAAACCATCGTTGCCAACCCGAAGCAAAATGCCAAAGAGGTGTTTGTGCTCATGAAAGAGGCACACGATCAAAAGATTGGTGTTGTTGTATTTCCGGAGTTAACACTTACAGGATACACTGCTAGCGATCTTTTTCTTAACCAAACACTTCTTGTTGCTCAAAACAATTCATTTAAAAAACTTCTTAAAAAGACACGCTTCATTGATACGGTAGCCATTGTTGGTATTGCGATCATGAAGGCAGACAGACTCTACAACTGTGCAGCAATCATACAAAATGGCAAAATACTCGGTCTTGTGCCTAAATCCTACTTACCAAACAAAAAAGAGTTCTATGAAAAACGGCAGTTTGTCAGTGGTCGCAATATTGTCTGTACAACAACGGAGCTATTTGGAGACGAAGTACCTTTTGGGGTAGACTTACTCTTTGGTGATGGTATCAATATGACCTTTGGTGTAGAGATATGTGAAGACCTTTGGACCATTACTCCACCAAGTAACCGTATGGCAAGCAGTGGTGCAAATCTACTCTTCAACCTCTCAGCAAGCAATGAGATTATTGGTAAGCATGCATACCGTGAAGAGTTGGTGCGAACCCAAAGTGCACGCTGTATGGCAGCTTATGTCTATAGTTCTTCAGGGGTTGGAGAGAGCACAACAGATACTATCTACAGTGGCCATGCAATCATTGCCGAATATGGCACTACCCTGTCACAAAACAAGCGCTTTAGCCTAAAAAGCCATCTCATTTCATCTGATGTTGATTTGGAAAAATTACGCTGGCTACGGCTAAATGAGAGCAGCTACAGTGATGAGGAGTGCAAAAAAGCCAGAACCATTAAGTTGGGTACACTGCCTCCAATAGATACTTTGCAACGCAATATCGACCCTCACCCATTTGTTCCTCCTACTTTTGCAGACACAGAGATGCGGTGCGAAGAGATTATCCATATTCAAGCACATGGACTCATCAAGCGTATGCAACATACCCATATACACAAAGCAGTTATTGGTATCAGTGGTGGTCTAGATTCTACCCTTGCCCTGCTCTCAACACATTATGCATTTCAATTGATGGGTTGGAAAAGCAGTGATATCATTGCCGTAACCATGCCCGGATTTGGTACGACCAGCCGTACCAAATCTAATGCCTCAAAGCTCTGCAAGGCGTTAAAGGTTACACTCAAAGAGATAGATATCAATAATCTCTCTTTAAAAGAGTTTGAAGCCATAGAGCACGACCCCAGTGAACACACCACTACCTATGAGAATGTTCAGGCACGTGTGCGCACCTCTATTCTTATGAATATGGCAAACAAAGAGAGTGGGCTGGTTGTTGGTACAGGAGATCTTAGTGAAATTGCTTTGGGATGGAGTACCTATAATGGTGATCATATAAGCATGTATGGACTCAACAGTGGTATTCCCAAGACACTTATTAAATATATTATTAAATATTACAAAAAAAATAACGCAATAGCTCCCATTATAGATGATATTCTCAATACTCCCATCAGTCCAGAGCTTCTGCCACACAGAGACAATAAGATTGCACAAGAAACTGAAGAGATTGTAGGACCATATGAGCTACATGACTTCTTTTTGTATCACTTTATTAAATATGGTGCCACACCACAAAAAATATGCTATCTAGCCACCCTCGCATTTGATGGGACATACAGTAAAGAGACCATTATAAAATGGCTTAAAACCTTCTTGGAACGCTTCTTTTCACAACAGTTCAAGCGAAGCTGTATGCCCGATGGACCTAAAGTAGGAACAGTCTCTCTAAGTCCACGCACTGACTGGCGTATGGCAAGCGATGCAGATGTGCAAGCATGGATAGTTTCTCTTGATAAGGTATAAGCTATATCTATCAGCCCTTTCACTGTTTTTTAATAGAATTTATTAAAAAAATATAATATCTTTATCTTTTATTTAAATTAAGGTAGATATAATCCCACTACTCTATGACTAAATAGACTACATTCAAAGGAGCTTAAAATGGTGGAATTATTCAAAAAATTTTTAACAGTAGTTGGTGCGATTATTGTCTTCGGATTTGCTTTTGCTTTTGTAAAGTTTGATCTTGGTACACGCATTGAACAGGTTATGAAACTCGACCCTCAAGCACTGCCTGAGTATATGAAGATGTTCGATATAGTCCTCAGTACTGGTGACCCTGCCAAGGGAATGGTTAAACGTGTGAAAATGAGAATTCCCAAAGGAATGAGTAAGGCTGAAGCATTTAAAAGTGCAATTGAGGTAATGGATGAAGTTGCTTCAGAACATGGACTCGCAATGGTTGACAGCAAAACCATGCCAAGAGAGGGAAAACTCTTTAGAAATGGTGGAATATTAACCCATATCCGTTCATACTGTTCTCCAGCCATTGCAGACAGATTCCTCTCTTTCTCTCCTTATTTTATTGGTTTTATGCCATGCCGTATTGGAATTGTAGAAGAGCTAAATGGCGATATCTATCTCTATACAATGGGCCTGGAACTCATGATCAATGGTGGTCAAACTCTTCCCAAAGAGATGCTTGAGCTTGCGAATGAGGTACGTGAAGGTATGTACGCTATGCTTGAAGCAGGTGCAAATTTCGACGAATACTAAGTCTCTCTTTTGAGGGGCTTATTTTTTAACTCTCTACCCTTATTTACACACCCAAATAAAAATATTTTCGTTTTTTTTAGTAAATTAATGTAAATCCTAAAAAAAATTGCTATAATGACGGCAATGGAAGGTGAGGATCGAGTTCATCTTTTGAGTGTTATGTGCGTGTTATAAACCCTGCAAGACCACCGAAAGACTCTCTATTTAAATGTTTTCATAAATTTAAATTACATAAAAGGTATATAAAAATGGCAGAACTAGTAAATGGAACCGTTAAATGGTTCAATGATGAAAAAGGTTATGGATTTATTCAGCAAGAAAATGGTGGAAGTGATGTATTTGTACACTTTCGTCAAGTTAACAACCCTGAAGGTGGTCGTGTAACACTTGCAGAAGGTCAAGCTGTTACATTCGAAATTGGTGAAGGTCAAAAAGGTCCACAAGCTGAGAATGTTACGGCAGTATAGTCACTTTTGGTACAAGCCTCTAGGACTTGTACCATCTTTCTTTTAATTTTCCCCTAACTTAAAATAACTATCTATTCAAATTTTTACCTTCTGTTACGATGCGTGTAGATATAAGTTGCATTTTTCTTCTGCAAATAATCGTAAATTACTTTAACCTCCTCATCGGTTAGGTAGTAGTGCGGCATCACTGGATGATAAATATTAACACTGGTTATCATCTGTTTCAAGGTATTTAAGCGTATATCGGGTCCTTTTAGTGCTTTTTTTCCATCAGTATCCCAAAACGAAACAATCACTTTTCCTTCACCACTTTTTCCATGACACTGTGCGCAACTAACACCACGTGGGTTATTGTAGAGCATTTGACCATACTCATAGTGTGATATAAAATCCTCTTCGGCTAACAACAATAACGGTAGTACTAAAAAAATATACTTCAACATATGATGTAACTCTTTACGGGAAAAATACCCTAAACTAATTTGGCTATAATACTACCCTAAAAATCATTAACAAGGTCATACTCTATGCAACTGATCGATGGTAAAGCACTCGCACAAAAAGTACAAGAGTCTATCGCCAAAGAGGTAGAGCATCTGAAACAGGAAAAGAACATTGTTCCTGGTCTAGCTGTTATTCTTATTGGTGATGACCCTGCAAGTCATGCCTATGTCAACATGAAGGCAAAAGCGTGTGAAAAAGCAGGTTTCTACTCCATTACCCATAATATGCCTGATACAATTGGCCAAGATGAAATCATTGCTACCATTAAGATGATTAATGCCAATCCGCGTATCGATGGCATATTAGTACAACTTCCACTTCCAAAACATATCGATACATATAAAATTCTTGAGGTTATTGACCCTCAAAAAGATGTTGATGGTTTCCATGCCTGTAATGTTGGTCGCCTTATAACAGGACTAGAGAGTTTTGTACCATGTACACCACTAGGTGTTATGAAAATGTTTAAAGAGTACAACATCAGCCTTGAGGGTAAAAATATCTGTGTGGTTGGTGCAAGCAATATTGTTGGCAAACCTATGGCTTCATTGCTACTCAATGCCAATGCCACTGTTACAATTACACACATTTTCACCAAAGATCTTAAAGCACACACCAGTCAAGCAGATATTGTTGTCATAGGTGCAGGCGTGCCAGGTCTCATTAAAGAAGATATGATCAAGGAGGGTGCTATTGTTATTGATATTGGTATCAATAGACTAGAGAATGGAAAACTGGTTGGAGATGTAGACTTTGAGCCAGTCTCCAAAAAATGCTCCTATATCACTCCTGTTCCTGGTGGTGTCGGTCCCATGACCATCGCTATGCTGCTTTCCAATACACTTAAGTCTGCAAAGGCACGTACCCTATGAATAATTTTATTAAAAAACTCTATGCTTTTACCTCCTCCTGGACAGGTACCATAATCATTGTACTTTTCCTTAATTTTTTTATTATACAGTCATTTGTTATTCCTAGTGGCTCAATGAAGCGTACAGAACTAATAGGAGATTTTCTTTTTGTTAAAAAATTCTCCTATGGTATTCCTATCCCACATCTACCATGGTTGGAAATTCCTATATTGCCAGACTTTAATAAAAACGGTCATCTCATAGAGGGATCACGTCCCAAAAGAGAAGATATTGTTGTCTTCCGCTATCCTAAGAACAAAAAAATACATTATGTCAAGCGTTGTGTTGCTGTTGGCGGCGATGAGATTCTCTATGCAAATAAAAAACTACTAATCCATTTTCATGAGGGTGATGACTATATTCGTAAATACTACTCTACAAAGAAAATCAAGAAACTTCAAGATAAACTTTGGGTAGAAAATCCCTATATGGAGAAGTATCCTGGTATTCAGTATGCACCAGAAGGAATGAATATCTTTGAGGCTCTACTTAATTACTATGTGTATCATGAAAAGATTGATGTAAGGCCGGTCATGGTAGACGGGTTTGATGTGCCAACTTATAAACTTAAAAATCGTACAATCAATGCATTTTATGCCAAGGTACCTAAAGATCACTTCTACATGATTGGAGATAACCGCGACAACTCCAATGACAGTCGTTTTTGGGGGCCCGTACCCTACTCTTTTGTTGTCGGAACACCGTGGTGTATCTGGACAAGTATTGAGTACCGTTCCTATGATGCAGTGCTTAATGGCGATAAATTTGGAAGTGGACAAGATCATGCTGGACTGAAGCGTATCTGTGGTGATACTCCCATTGACTCCGAAGCTTGTGAAAAACTTTGGAACAGACAACGCTATACGGTTCGGTGGGGGCGCGTAGGTAGACGCATTAAAACTCTTGAAAGAGAACAGCCTATTCAATGAACAGAGTCGACACTATTGGACTCTTAATATCCTAGAAAGGAATCTTGTGGAAAAAAAACATTTTTATATTGCGACTGATCATGCTGGTTACAGCATTAAGGCCTACATCAAAGAGGTTGTCACTGACCTTGGTCATACAATCACTGATCTTGGTCCTGATAATGCTGACCGTGTTGACTACCCAGACTATGCACACAAGTGTGCGCATGCTGTACTTGAAAATAAAGGAAGTTTTGGCATTCTTGTTTGTGGCACGGGTATTGGTATCTCCATGGCTGCCAATAAAATAGTGGGTATCCGTGCGGCACTCTGCCACGACCACTACACTGCCAAACTAGCTCGCCAACACAATGATGCAAATATTCTCTGTTTTGGAGAACGCGTGGCAGGCAAAGGGGTTGTTGAAGATATAATCAAAGCCTTTTCAGAAGCAGAGTTTGAAGGG is a window from the Sulfurovum sp. genome containing:
- a CDS encoding peptidylprolyl isomerase, whose translation is MLGKQSKRYDISQDTMNTYQYAKIQTNKGDIWIKLHPDDAPNTVANFAHLANEGFYNTLKFHRVIPGFMAQGGCPHSGPTGNPALAGTGGPDWQIDCETDTSQHKHGRGSLSMAHAGPNTGGSQFFICFASCPHLDGVHTVFGAIEKDDTQSFMVLDNIEQNDIIETIEICTNKE
- a CDS encoding NAD(+) synthase — protein: MYGYYRVAAAVNKTIVANPKQNAKEVFVLMKEAHDQKIGVVVFPELTLTGYTASDLFLNQTLLVAQNNSFKKLLKKTRFIDTVAIVGIAIMKADRLYNCAAIIQNGKILGLVPKSYLPNKKEFYEKRQFVSGRNIVCTTTELFGDEVPFGVDLLFGDGINMTFGVEICEDLWTITPPSNRMASSGANLLFNLSASNEIIGKHAYREELVRTQSARCMAAYVYSSSGVGESTTDTIYSGHAIIAEYGTTLSQNKRFSLKSHLISSDVDLEKLRWLRLNESSYSDEECKKARTIKLGTLPPIDTLQRNIDPHPFVPPTFADTEMRCEEIIHIQAHGLIKRMQHTHIHKAVIGISGGLDSTLALLSTHYAFQLMGWKSSDIIAVTMPGFGTTSRTKSNASKLCKALKVTLKEIDINNLSLKEFEAIEHDPSEHTTTYENVQARVRTSILMNMANKESGLVVGTGDLSEIALGWSTYNGDHISMYGLNSGIPKTLIKYIIKYYKKNNAIAPIIDDILNTPISPELLPHRDNKIAQETEEIVGPYELHDFFLYHFIKYGATPQKICYLATLAFDGTYSKETIIKWLKTFLERFFSQQFKRSCMPDGPKVGTVSLSPRTDWRMASDADVQAWIVSLDKV
- a CDS encoding DUF302 domain-containing protein — translated: MVELFKKFLTVVGAIIVFGFAFAFVKFDLGTRIEQVMKLDPQALPEYMKMFDIVLSTGDPAKGMVKRVKMRIPKGMSKAEAFKSAIEVMDEVASEHGLAMVDSKTMPREGKLFRNGGILTHIRSYCSPAIADRFLSFSPYFIGFMPCRIGIVEELNGDIYLYTMGLELMINGGQTLPKEMLELANEVREGMYAMLEAGANFDEY
- a CDS encoding cold-shock protein yields the protein MAELVNGTVKWFNDEKGYGFIQQENGGSDVFVHFRQVNNPEGGRVTLAEGQAVTFEIGEGQKGPQAENVTAV
- a CDS encoding cytochrome c, with protein sequence MLKYIFLVLPLLLLAEEDFISHYEYGQMLYNNPRGVSCAQCHGKSGEGKVIVSFWDTDGKKALKGPDIRLNTLKQMITSVNIYHPVMPHYYLTDEEVKVIYDYLQKKNATYIYTHRNRR
- the folD gene encoding bifunctional methylenetetrahydrofolate dehydrogenase/methenyltetrahydrofolate cyclohydrolase FolD yields the protein MQLIDGKALAQKVQESIAKEVEHLKQEKNIVPGLAVILIGDDPASHAYVNMKAKACEKAGFYSITHNMPDTIGQDEIIATIKMINANPRIDGILVQLPLPKHIDTYKILEVIDPQKDVDGFHACNVGRLITGLESFVPCTPLGVMKMFKEYNISLEGKNICVVGASNIVGKPMASLLLNANATVTITHIFTKDLKAHTSQADIVVIGAGVPGLIKEDMIKEGAIVIDIGINRLENGKLVGDVDFEPVSKKCSYITPVPGGVGPMTIAMLLSNTLKSAKARTL
- the lepB gene encoding signal peptidase I → MNNFIKKLYAFTSSWTGTIIIVLFLNFFIIQSFVIPSGSMKRTELIGDFLFVKKFSYGIPIPHLPWLEIPILPDFNKNGHLIEGSRPKREDIVVFRYPKNKKIHYVKRCVAVGGDEILYANKKLLIHFHEGDDYIRKYYSTKKIKKLQDKLWVENPYMEKYPGIQYAPEGMNIFEALLNYYVYHEKIDVRPVMVDGFDVPTYKLKNRTINAFYAKVPKDHFYMIGDNRDNSNDSRFWGPVPYSFVVGTPWCIWTSIEYRSYDAVLNGDKFGSGQDHAGLKRICGDTPIDSEACEKLWNRQRYTVRWGRVGRRIKTLEREQPIQ
- the rpiB gene encoding ribose 5-phosphate isomerase B; protein product: MEKKHFYIATDHAGYSIKAYIKEVVTDLGHTITDLGPDNADRVDYPDYAHKCAHAVLENKGSFGILVCGTGIGISMAANKIVGIRAALCHDHYTAKLARQHNDANILCFGERVAGKGVVEDIIKAFSEAEFEGGRHAERIAKIEAEILNFNSHSK